The Mycolicibacterium monacense genome contains the following window.
CGTCGCCGACTCCCGGTTCCGGGCGCTCGCCCTCGCTGCCATCTCGATCTCCGCCTACGGCTTCCTGGCCATAACGGTCGACGCGCTGATTTTCCTGTTCCGGGCTGACGACTCCGTGCGCGCGCCAAGCGTGATGTGGTCGGCGATCGTCCTGTGCCTGGGCCTGCCGTGGGTGATCTACCTACCGATCTGCTACGCCCTGCCCGGACCGGCATTCAGAGCCAGCCGGAGACCGCCGGGTCGATGAATGCCTGACTCAGGACGGCGGTGTCTCAGCCGTTCTCGCAACCCGTTCCGTTGCCGTCCTGGTCGAGTTCGTAGATGTCGGTCCCGATGACGGTGACGGGGCCGGACACATAGGCGGGGCCGTTCCCGCTGCCTGCGGCGCAGTCGACGTCGCTGGCGATCGGAACGCATGGGCCGGAGTAATTGGGATCGCATTGGGAGGGCTGCTGGGGCAGCGGGGTAGCGAGGGCTGCCGGGGCGAATCCGAGTCCCAGGGCGACCCCGGCGATGAGCACTGCAAACTTCACGCTGACACATCGTCGGCGTCAGGTCCGGCGTTACCGCGACGACGCCGCGCCGAACGCCGGGGCGACGAAGCGGCGAAGCAGTTGTTCTTCCTGCCGGGGGTCCGGGTCCGGCCAGTACGCCAGCGACACCACCACCCGCACGATCCACTGTGCGGCCAAGGGGTCGTCCTCGGTGATCCCGCTGAGGTCGGCGGCGAGTTGGCCCAGCACCGGTGACGAATGCAGCGCACCGAGTTCGGGCGCGTTCGGTGCGCCCATGAGCAGTTTTCGCATCGGATCGGACCGGAGCTCGCCGAGCGCCACCGTGATCGCGGTGACGACCCGGTCCGCACCGCTCCGGTCCGCGACGGCGCGGCGAACCGTGTCGATGACGCCTGCGGCGAGGCGCATCAACACCGCGTCACGGATCTGGGCCTTTCCTCCGGCGTAGCGGTAGATGGTGGCCCTCGAGCAGTGCAGTCGCTTCGCAAGGGCGTCGATGTCCAGCGCGTCCAGTCCCTCGGTGACGACGACGTCGACGGCGGAGGCGTAGATGCGTTCGGCCGCCGCATCGCGGCGATCGCCGCCGACCACCCAGTCGTCGCGAACCATCGCGCAGAACCCCCGTGTCCGGTTGTCGCGGAGTATCTCAGATTTGAGACGAGGCTGGCGAAGTGTTTCAGCATTTCCGCAGGGTGGCGTCCCCGCGCTGAGACAGTGCCGCGCCGTAGCGTCGGCGCCGGATCTCCACTTCGGCGGCACCCGTTGACGTGGCGTCATCGCGCCGCGCAGCGTGGAACGATGACGTCACCGGATGGTGCCCTTGGCATCTCGCTCTTCGACGATCGCTACATCCAGGACCCGGGTCCGCTCTACGCGCGGATGCACCGGGCCGGCGCTGTGCACCGCATCGGGGATTCCGGTTTCTACGCAGTCAGCGGATGGGACGCCGTGACCGAGGCGATCGCCCGCTGCGACGACTTCTCGTCGAACCTGACCGCGACCATGCTGTATCAGCCCGGCGGCGCGGTCACCGAGTTCCACCTCGGCGAACTCGGCGGCCCGACGCAGGCCCTCGCGACCGCGGACGAGCCGGCCCATTCCGTCCATCGCAAAGCGCTGCTACCGCATCTGGCGGTCAAACGCATTCGCGCGTTCGAGCCGTTCATCGACGACACCGCCGCGCAACTCTGGGACACCCACCTTCGAGACGGCCGCATCGAGTGGATGGGTGCGGTGGCCAACCGGCTGCCGATGATGATCGTCGGGCGGATCATCGGCGTGCCCGACGCCGACGTCGACAAGCTCATCCGATGGGGGTACTCGGCCACCCAGGTCGTCGAGGGTCTGGTCACCCAACAGCAATTGGACGCCGCTTCTGTCGCGGTGTTGGAGTTGAGCGGTTACATCGCCGACCAGTTCCGGCGTGCGGCAGCAGGTTCCCGCGAGAATCTGCTCGGCGACCTCGCAGCCGCGTGCGCCGATGGCACGCTGGACGATATGGCGGCGTTGGCCATGATGATCACCCTGTTCAGCGCCGGGGGCGAGTCGACGGCGTCGCTGATCGGCTCCGCCGCATGGATTCTCGCGACCCGCCAGGACATCCAGCAGCGGGTCCGCGCCCGGCCCGAACTGCTCGACGCATTCCTCGAAGAGGTGTTGCGCTGCGAACCGCCGTTCCGCGGCCACTACCGGCACGTCGTCCACGACACCACGCTCTGCGACGTCGACCTACCGGCGGGATCCCGGCTGCTGCTGCTCTGGGGCGCGGCCAATCGCGACCCGTCACACTTCGACGACCCCGGCGACTTCCGGCTCGACCGCCCCGCCGGCAGGGGGCACATGGCGTTCGGCAGGGGTGCGCACTTCTGTGTCGGAGCGGCC
Protein-coding sequences here:
- a CDS encoding TetR/AcrR family transcriptional regulator; the protein is MVRDDWVVGGDRRDAAAERIYASAVDVVVTEGLDALDIDALAKRLHCSRATIYRYAGGKAQIRDAVLMRLAAGVIDTVRRAVADRSGADRVVTAITVALGELRSDPMRKLLMGAPNAPELGALHSSPVLGQLAADLSGITEDDPLAAQWIVRVVVSLAYWPDPDPRQEEQLLRRFVAPAFGAASSR
- a CDS encoding cytochrome P450; protein product: MTSPDGALGISLFDDRYIQDPGPLYARMHRAGAVHRIGDSGFYAVSGWDAVTEAIARCDDFSSNLTATMLYQPGGAVTEFHLGELGGPTQALATADEPAHSVHRKALLPHLAVKRIRAFEPFIDDTAAQLWDTHLRDGRIEWMGAVANRLPMMIVGRIIGVPDADVDKLIRWGYSATQVVEGLVTQQQLDAASVAVLELSGYIADQFRRAAAGSRENLLGDLAAACADGTLDDMAALAMMITLFSAGGESTASLIGSAAWILATRQDIQQRVRARPELLDAFLEEVLRCEPPFRGHYRHVVHDTTLCDVDLPAGSRLLLLWGAANRDPSHFDDPGDFRLDRPAGRGHMAFGRGAHFCVGAALARLEARIVIRQLLERTSQVDAVEVGRWLPSLLVRRLERLELAVD